One Glycine max cultivar Williams 82 chromosome 4, Glycine_max_v4.0, whole genome shotgun sequence DNA segment encodes these proteins:
- the LOC100780628 gene encoding polygalacturonase, which yields MKFTIITIFFSLFLLDFGFAQQGDLDISRFGGKPNTNIGQAFLSAWTQACASPTAVKIVIPAGTYQMGAVDVKGPCKAPIEVQVDGTIQAPTNPTDLKAAHQWFVVQYVNSFTLSGKGVFDGQGATAWKQNDCTTNKDCKMLCMNFGFNFLNNSIVRDITSKDSKNFHVNVLGCNNFTFDGFKVSAPKDSPNTDGIHIGRSTDVKILNTNIATGDDCVSLGDGCKNITVQNVNCGPGHGISVGSLGKYDSEEPVAGFLVKNCTLNGTDNGVRIKTWPNTPGAITITDMHFEDLTMNNVTNPIIIDQEYCPWNQCSKQNPSKIKISKVSFKNIKGTSGSQEGVVLVCSSGVPCEGVEMADIDLTFNGAAATAKCANVKPTITGKAPTCAA from the exons atgaaGTTCACTATAATcacaatatttttctctttatttctaCTTGACTTTGGTTTTGCACAACAGGGGGATCTTGACATATCAAGATTTGGAGGAAAACCAAATACAAATATAGGCCAG GCTTTCTTAAGTGCCTGGACTCAAGCATGTGCATCACCAACTGCTGTCAAAATTGTGATTCCAGCTGGCACATACCAAATGGGTGCAGTTGATGTCAAAGGTCCTTGCAAGGCTCCTATTGAGGTTCAAGTTGATGGAACAATTCAAGCACCTACAAACCCAACTGACCTTAAGGCGGCTCATCAATGGTTTGTTGTTCAATATGTTAACTCTTTCACCCTGTCGGGTAAAGGTGTTTTTGATGGTCAAGGGGCAACTGCTtggaaacaaaatgattgtaCAACAAACAAGGACTGCAAGATGCTTTGCATG aattttggttttaatttcctCAATAATTCAATTGTCCGTGACATTACTTCCAAGGATAGCAAAAACTTTCATGTGAATGTTTTGGGGTGCAACAATTTCACATTTGATGGGTTTAAAGTTAGTGCACCAAAAGATAGCCCCAACACCGACGGAATCCACATTGGAAGATCCACAGATGTGAAGATTCTTAACACAAACATTGCTACCGGAGATGACTGTGTCTCATTGGGTGATGGTTGCAAAAATATAACTGTCCAAAATGTGAATTGTGGACCTGGTCATGGCATTAGTGTTGGAAGCCTTGGGAAGTATGATTCTGAAGAGCCTGTTGCAGGTTTTCTAGTTAAGAACTGCACTTTGAATGGAACAGATAACGGTGTGAGAATTAAGACTTGGCCTAACACGCCAGGAGCAATTACAATTACTGATATGCATTTTGAAGATCTTACCATGAATAATGTTACGAACCCTATCATCATTGACCAAGAGTATTGTCCTTGGAACCAATGCTCCAAGCAG AATCCGTCAAAAATCAAGATAAGCAAGGTTTCCTTCAAGAACATTAAGGGCACTTCAGGAAGTCAAGAAGGGGTGGTTCTTGTTTGTAGTAGTGGTGTACCATGTGAGGGTGTAGAGATGGCTGATATTGATCTCACATTCAATGGAGCTGCAGCAACAGCTAAATGTGCTAATGTCAAGCCCACAATAACAGGAAAAGCTCCTACTTGTGCAGCCTAG